The Bradyrhizobium barranii subsp. barranii genome segment TCGGACGGTTGTTCTTCGGGAGCAGCGAGGCCAGCGCGGCCACTGTCGAGCTGACGGCGACCCTGCTGCTGGTCGGCGCGACCTTCTTCATCGCCGACGGCCTCCAGACCATCATGGCCGGCGCGCTGCGCGGCATCAACGATACAAGGATGACGTTGCTGTTCGCGGCGATCGGCTATTGGTGCGTCGCCTTTCCCATCGCCTGGGTGCTGGCCTTCAATGTCGGGCTCGGCGCGGTCGGCGTCTGGATCGGGTTCTCGACCGGCACGTTCGTCTATGCCGGCCTCCTGATCTTGCGCTTCCGCATGCTGACGCGCAGACTGGCGGGATGATCGGGATCATGGAGCCGGTGCGATGACCCTGTCCGTGGACCTCTTCTACTCCTACCGCAGTCCCTTCAGCTATCTGGCGCTGCCGAAGACGCTCAAGCTCGTCGAAGAGTACGATCTCGCGGTGAATCTGCGGCCGGTCTATCCGCTCGCCGTCCGCGTGCCCGGCTTCTTCAAGAAGGCCAGCCCGAACTTCATTCGCTATGTGGTGCTCGACAGCACGCGCGTGGCGCAGCACGAGGGCATCCCGTTCCGCTTTCCGAGGCCCGATCCGATCGTGCAGGACAAGACGACGTTCGATGTTACGGCCGAGCAGCCCTACATCCACCGCCTGACCCGGCTGGGCGCGATGGCGCAGCTCGAAGGCCGCTCGCTCGCATTCACCGATGCGATCGCGCGCGTGCTGTGGGACGGCTCGGTGGCGGGATGGAACGAAGGCGATCACCTCGCGCGCGCCACTGAAGCAGCCGGCTTCGATCTCGCCGCGATGGATGAAGCGATCAGTGCCGACCCCGATCGCTACGAGCGGGTGATCACGGAGAACGAAAAGGACCACGCCGCCTCCGGTCATTGGGGCGTGCCGACCTTCGTGTTCGAGAACGAGCCGTTCTTCGGCCAGGACCGCATCGACCTGCTGGTCTGGCGCATGGTGGCCAAGGGCCTGAACAGGCGCTGATTGTAGTTTTGGACGCGTTTTCTTCACGCGAACCGCTATCCACTTCGCTCGAAAACGCTCTTGCCGGCCGGCATGAACCGGTTTCCCTGAAACTGCGACTGAGACGTGGCGCCCCGATCCCGGCGGCGCGTTCGGAGGGTCGCATGTATCTGGCAAAGTTCTTCCACCGCGCACCCGGCGATGACGATCGCGAGCTGATGCTGGTCCCGGGCAGCGATCCCATGGTGATCGGCGTTCATATGAACTGGAAGGGCGATCCCGACGCGAACGAATTCCTGCGCAAGGAATTTCCTGATATCGCCGGCGCCGCAGCGGCTTTCCGCCGCCATGTCGCCAAGCTGGTCGCGGCCGGCTATGTCGAGACGGACCATACCAACTACACGCTGCGCGACCTCGGGCCCAATCCGCGAGCCAAGCCGGACTGGCAGAAGGGGCTCGATGAGCTGATGATCCTGGCGCTCAGCGCGCCGATCGCCGAGCAGGCCGCGCAGCTCGACGCGCTCAAGGGCACGCCGGCCGAACATGAGCCGTTGTATCTCTGGCACGCCGCTCGCCGCGGCAAGGTCGCCGGTGAAGATCTCGCACAGGCGGCGCGCTTTGCCGAACAGGCGCGCGATACGCTCGTTGCGCGGCGCGCTGCCGGGCAGCCGCATTATGCGTGGTCCATCTATGAGAACGACCTCGAGGGGCGCATCCTGGAATTGTTGAGCGACGTCTATCTTCAGGCCGACAATCCCGAGGCATCACTGAAGACGATCGAGCATCTTTGCAAGACCGCCCCGAACCACACGCGCATCCTCAAGCGCGCCGAGCTGCTCTGCGGCTATTTTCCCGAGCGGCGCGAAGAGGCCTTCGACGACGCCTTTCAATGGTCGCGGTTCGGCGGCTACGAGGACATCATGGCGTTTCCCGGCTATGAGGATTACGAAGCCCAGCGCAAGGCGGGAACATCAAGCAAAGGCTGGCGCTGGAAACCCGGTGCGCCGGCGAGCGAAGCGGACGTGAGCAAAGCGGAGCAGACGCTCGGCGTCCGGCTCCCCGATGACTATCGAAATTTCCTGCTGACACGCGGCGAGACCGAGCTGCTGGTACGGCTGCCTGAATCGTCCTCCGAGCTACGCTTCTATGCACCGGACGAGCTGGCCACGCAGCTGCGCAACGTCCTCGACTTCATTGCTCATTCCGAGGACGAGCTCGAAGAGGCCTGCGCCTATTTCCGTCAGGAATACGGCGTCTCGCTGAAACAGCTGGTGCCGGTTGCCGAGCCGTCGCAGCTCAGCCGCTGCCTGCTGCTCCATGTCGAGCCGGGCGAGCGCTATGGCCAGTGCTTTCAATGGGACCATGACGGCGCATGGGAGTTGGAGCAGAAGCAGCCCGGCTTCGATGTCGCGCTGAAGGCGCTGACCGACGGCATCGAGCAGCGCAACGCGGCAGTGCTCGCTTTCTTCGACCTCTAAAGAATCATTCCGCCACGCGCGCGGACTTGTCGGTCGAGGCTTCCGACCATTCGCCGACGACGCGATCGAGATCGCAGAGGTTCTGGTGCATCTGCTCCAGCGAGAAGCCGATCGCGAAGAAGCGCTCAGCGGTGTCGCCGGGCTGACCGCGGATCAGGCCGTCATGACGGACGGCGGCAACGGCCTCGGCATAATGCTGGAGCGCGACGTGGACCGGATGGATCGCCGGCGCGCCGGCACCCTCGCGCAAGGCAGCAGCGGCGGAGCGAAGGAACCGCGCGATCACGGTCGAGACTTCCGTCAGCGGGGCCGCAAGCCGCATCTGCACCTCGGCCGGCAGCGGCACCACCGTGGCACGGCCGATCATCACGACGTCATGGCGCAGCCGCAGCACGGTGCGCAGCAGCGGGCCGGTGTCGGGCCCGCTCGACAGTCGCGCGGAGCGCTCACGCTCGGCTTCGGCGCCGATGGCATTCATGCCCACCATTGCCGTGCCGATGCCGTCCTGGATCCGGTGCAGCGCATCGTTGTCGCGGCCGCGCGTGAGCCCCGCGAGCAGTTCGGTGAAGGCATCCGCGATCAGCTCGAGCAGCGTGGCCGCGCTGGCGCGGATCTGCCGCACAGCGCGCGACGGCAACACCAGGAATGAGACCAGCAGGCCAGTGATGGCGCCGACCCCGACCTCGCTGACGCGGTCGATCGCCGACGCCATGGGATCGGAATGATGCATGGTCGGAACCAGCAGCACGATGATCGCCGTCACCGTGGCGGCGTTGAGGCTTGGGTTGATCGCAGCCACGAAGGCGAGCGGCGCGACCGCCAGCACCAGCAGCCCCAACAGGCCCGCCTCGGTCGAATAAGGGATCAGGATCGCGATGGCGCCGCCATAGATGGCGCCGCCGATGGTGCCGAGCACGTAGTCGCGCGTCGCCTTCAACGAGCGGCCGACGCTCATCTGGGTCACGATCAGCGAGGTTAGGACGGCCCAGAGTGGCAATAGCAGATGCAGCGCGGTGGCGATCGCATAGGCCGCCACCGCGGCCACCGTGACCCGGATCGCCAATCCGAGTTGCGTCCGCCGCGACCCGATCCGGTCGAACAGCTGTTTTGCAAATGCCATCGTCAGAAGTCCCGATCCTTTTGAAGCCAGGCAAAAGCATGGCTGATGCCCGCGGCCCCAAGGCCGCTTGAAAGGCCAAATCAGCCCGCCTAACTTGCGCGCCAAAACGAGGAAACACGATGGCTCACGAAACCGCAACGCTCGCCGCCTATGTCGTCAATCTGACATACCAGGATATTCCGGTGGAGGTGCTGGATCGCGCCAAGGTGCTGACGCTGGACTTCCTCGGCAGCGCCATCCGGGCCCGCAGCGAGGCGGAATCCACCCCCTCGATCCTGAAGATGCTGGAAGCGCTCGCGCTCGACACCAAGGGTGAGTCCACCGTGTTCGGCGACAGCAAGACCTGGACGCCGGCGGTCGCCGCCCTCCTCAACGGCGCGCTCGGCCATTCCCTCGACTTCGACGATACCCACGCCGATTCCTCGCTGCATCCGAGCGCGCCGGTGGTTCCGGCCGCCTTCGCCGTCGGCGAGATGATCGGCGCCTCGGGCCGCGACGTGCTGACCGCGATCGTGGCGGGCTATGAGGTCTGCTGCCGGCTCGGCAACGCGCTCGACCCGACCTCGCATTATGCGCGCGGCTTCCATCCGACCGCGACCGCCGGCACCTATGGCGCGGCGGCCGCCGCCGGCAAATTGTTCGGCCTGTCCGAGCAGCAGATCATCGCCGCGTTCGGCGTCTCCGGCAGCCAGGCCGCGGGCTCGCTGCAATTCCTGGTCAACGGCGCCTGGAACAAGCGCTACCAGGTCGGCGCCGCCGCGATGAATGGCGTGATCGCCGCGACGCTGGCGCGCAACGATTTCGTCGGCGCGACGGAATCGGTCGAGGGCAAGCACGGCCTGCTCGCCGGCTACACCGACGATGCGCATCCCGACAAGGCGGTGGCCGAGCTCGGCAAGACCTACGAGACCATGAAGATCGGCGTCAAACCATATCCGAGCTGCCGCTACACCCACGCCGCGATCGACGCGCTGATCGCGATGCGGCGCGAGCACAATCTGACGCCGGACCAGGTCAAGCGCGTCGAGATCGGTTTGCACCGGAACGGCATCACCTTGACCGGCGATGCCGCGACCAAGCGGCATCCGACCTCGATCGTCGGCGGCCAGTTCTCGATGTTCTTCACCGGCGCGCTCGCGCTCGACCAGGGCTCGTTCGGCTGGGACGATTACAACCGTCTTGGGGACGCCGCGATCGATGCGCTCGCCGACAAGTTCGACGTGGTGCAGGATGACCGGCTCGAGGTCGGCCGCACCCATCCGTTCGGCGCGCGCGTCAGCATCACGACGGACGATGGCGTGCATGAGCGGCTCTATGCCGATCCTTCCGGAGAGCCGAATTCGTTCCCCGATGCGCAGGCGATGCAGCAGAAGTTTCTGACGCTGGCGCGCCCGGTGCTGAACGCGCGCGCGGAGAAGTTTGCCGACGCGATCATGACGCTGGAGCGGTTCGACCGCGTGGCGAAGGCTACGGAGCTGGGGCGGTAGGAGATTCCCTCCGCGCAGACGGTGCACCCTCGCCCCTTGTGGGAGAGGGTGGATGCGCGAAGCGCAGCCGGGTGAGGGGTTCTCTCCGCGCGCGACTCTCTAGCGGTCTAATTCGCGGATAGAGACCCCTCATCCGGCGCTTCGCGCCACCTTCTCCCACAAGGGGAGAAGCGAAGAGGAGCTCGCACCTCAATCCACCCCCGCCATTTTCCCCTTCTCGCGCGTGGCTGCCACCACATCCCGCACCAGGTCGAACACGCCGTCGGCTTCCGGCGGCCAGTTCGGCGAGCGGCCCAGCCGCACGATCACCAGACGCTCCGAGGGAATGATGATCGTGTACTGCCCGATCGTGCCCTTGGCGAAGAAGGCATCGCGCGGCCAGCCGTGGTCGACACGAAACTTGGCGCCAAAGCTGTCGCCCTGGTTGGTCCAGAAGCCTGCGCCGATCCCGACCCAGGCATTCGGCGTGGCTGACGCCGCGTAATTCACCCAGCCCTCGGGGAGGATACGCTTGCCGCCGGCGACGCCGTCATTGAGATAGAACTGACCGAAGCGCGCCCAGTCGCGCGCGGAGGCCAGCATCTCGCTCGATCCCTCGATCGTGCCGGCGCCGTCGAGCTGGAGCGTGACGTGGCGCATGCCGAGCGGCGCGAACAATTCGCGGCGCGCGAAGCGCAGCGCGTCGGCGGGGTTGCCGCCGGCGGCGTTGCGGATCAGGTGCGCGAGCATGATGGTGTTGCCGTCGTGATAATTCCACACCGTGCCCGGCGCGGTCGCAAGCGGCATGCTCGCAGCATAAGCGGCCATGTCGTCCTCGATGAATTTCATGCGATTGACCGGTTCGAAGGCGGAGCCGAGCGAAGCCTGCAGCGAGCTGCCGAGCGCGAGGCCCGCGGTGTGCCGCAGCAGCTGGTCGACGGTGATGGCGTGGCGGGGATCGTTCGGGTTTTTCCAGGCGGCGACCGGCGCGGGCTCGTCGAGCTTGAGCTTGCCCTGGCGCACGAGAATGCCTGTTAGCGCCGAGATCACCGACTTCGTCATGGAGAAGCCGAGCAGGGGCGTCTCCGGCCCGACACCATCCGCATAACGCTCGGCGATGACGCGGCCCGACTTCATGACGACGATGGCGCGGGTGCGGCGGGTGGGCGGTTGCGCGGGTTCGGTGAAGGCGCGATCGAGTGCGGCCGATAGCCCCTCGCTTTGCGGCGGCACGATCGAAGGTCCCGCGATCTCGGGGAGCAATGCGGGCTGTTTGTCATCGACCGGCGGCGCGACGTCGGCGATATCAGCGCCGTGCTCGAGCGTGCAGCCCAGCCCCTCGCGATAGACGGCATGGCTACGGCCGAGGCCGAACAGCGTCACGGTGACGTCCTTGCGCACCCGGTCGATCCGGTAGTCCATCGCCCAGGTGATCAGGCCCGTGCCGGGCATCGCGTCGGTGGTCTCGGTGAAGGTGCGCTGCGGATCGAGGCCGGAGACAAATGTCTCGGCGCAGAGAATGTCGGCGAGGAAGCCGGTGGCGACCTGCGGCGCGTTGCGCGCGCGAGCCGCGCCGAATGCGAGGCCGATACAGGCGACGGCGGTGGTCAGGAGGATGATCTTGCGGCGGCGGGTCACGGGCTTTCTCCGGCTTCGGGGAACGTGCCGGGCAGGAAGCCGGAGCGGGCGGAGGAGTGCTCGCCGGATTTGGAAAATGGACTGGCTGAAACTGAACCGGGCTGGTCGATTCTGGAATTTCGGCGTGATTGGAAAGGGTTAGAGCTTACGCCGCACTCACCTTGAGCCGCCGATATTCCGTCGGCGTCACGCCCGTCACCGCCTTGAAGGCGCGGTTGAAGGGACCGAGCGATTGGAAGCCGGCGTCCATCGCGATGGTGATGACGGGGACCTCGGCCTGCGCGGGATCGGCGAGCGCCGCCTTGGCTTCCTCGATTCGGTGGTTGTTCAGGAACACATTGAAATTGCGGTAGCCGAGCCGCTGGTTGATCAGCCGGCGCAGCCGGTATTCGGGAATTTTCAGCCGGCCCGCCAGCGCGCCGATGGTGATGTTCTCCTGGCGATAGATCCGTTCGTCCGCCATCAGCCGCATCAGGGCATCGATTAGCTTCTGGTCGGCGGCTTCATCGGTGGCTGCGGGATGGCTCAGAACGACCGCTGGCGTGATGCCCGTGTTCGCCGGAAACAGGTCCGCGCCATCGACACGCATCATCGCGTAGGCGATGGCCGCGACGACGCAGGCCAGCACGCCGGCATTGATGGTGTTGGCGGCATCGCCGACGTCGCTGCCGGCGACGGCAATCTGGAGCAGTGCGTTCAGTCCACCATAGAGCGCGGCGGCGCAGACGATGAAGACGCGGGCACGCCGCCGGCGCTCGACCAGGTCGGCCGGCCACGAAGTGATCGTCTGCCCCACCGCGAGCGCGATGAAGCCGAGCACGATCAGGTTCACCACGGTGACGGAGAAGCGCACATGGCCGCCCGGCGCGATCCAGACGCACCCGGCGAAGCTGAAGGCTGTCACCAGAGCCCAAATCAACCCATGCCACCAGCGCAAGCGAAAATCGTCGTCGAACAGCGCGCGCGTGAACAGCCAGAACACCACGATATTGCCGGTCGACAGTGCGATCAGCGGCGCATGCCAGGCCGGCACCAGCGACGTCACGCCGACCGAATAGCTCACCGCATGCGCGGCCGAGCCGAGCGCGAAAGCTGCGCCGAGGCGAGCCGCCAGCACGTTGCGGAAGTCCGAGAACAACGATGCCGCCAACACCAACAGCAGCGCCACTGCGCCGGCGCGAAAGGCAAGTTCGAGATGGGCAAGCAGCATCCGGTCGACCCGATCGCGCACGCACGCGCGTGACGCGAACCTAGTTCAGATCAAAGACCGATTCAATTTCGCCGGGTCCACGCGGCGCGCGACGTGATCCAGGCGTCGGCCGGCTTGCCGAACAGATCGATCTCGCGCTCCTTCCGGGCTCCCAGGCTGCGCGCCACGCCCTGCGACGGTGTATTCGTGCTCTCGATACAGTGCATGATCTCGTCGATCTCAAAGCTGTCGAACACCCAGTCGATCGATGCGCTGGCCGCTTCCACCGCATAACCTTTGCCGCGGAATTCCCTGGCGATGCCCCAACCGACCTCGAAGCCGGGCCAGCCCGGCGGGCACCACGGACCAACCCGCCCGATGTAGCTGCCGCTCGATTTCTCCTCGACCGCAAACATGCCGAAGCCGTGGAGCGCCCAGTGTCCGGAGATCACGGCCGCGTTACGCCAGCCGGCAATCTCGGTCGTGACCGGCTTGCCGTCGGCGGCGATGAAGCGGGCGGTGCCGGGATCGGACAGCATCGCTGCGTTCGGTGCAATATCGCCCGCGCGCCATGGCCGCAGGATCAAATGTTCCGTCTCGATTCTGGGGCCTGTGACCTCGAGCAGCCTGGCGCCTGGCTTGAGCGGTGGGATCATCGGTCTTCTCCCGTTCCCGACATTGTTCTGTTACGATCATACCAGCAAGAAACAGGAGACCAAGATGAGCTGGCAACCCTCGAACGATCCCGTGCTCGGCGATCCCATGTCCTGCGACGCGCTCGATCTCGTCATCGTGCCTCGCACCCGCGACCTCGGCGACGGGTTCGTGGTGCGCCGCGCGCTGCCGCACGGTAAGCGGCAGATGGTCGGGCCCTTCATCTTCTTCGATCATTTCGGCCCCGTGCAGTTCGTCTCCGGCAAGGGCATGGACGTGCGGCCGCATCCGCATATCGGGCTTGCCACCGTCACCTATCTGTTCGACGGCTCGATTATGCATCGCGACAGCGAGGGCAACGTCCAGGAGATAGCGCCCGGCGCGATGAATCTGATGACCGCCGGCCGCGGCATCGCCCATTCCGAGCGCACCCCGGACGCGCAGCGCGCCTCGGGCCAGCAGATGCTGGGCCTGCAAAGCTGGATCGCGCTGCCGGCCGGATCCGAAGAGATCGCGCCGTCGTTCCAGCATTACGGCGCGGGCGATCTGCCGATGATTTCCGAGCGCGATTTCACCGCGCGGGTGATCGCGGGCTCCGCGTTCGGCATCACCTCGCCGGTTACGATGGTGTCGCCCTGGTTCTACACCGAGGTCACGGCGGTCGCGGGCGCCAGCGTGCCGCTCGACCCCGACCATGAGGAGCGCGCCATCTACGTCGTCGACGGCGAGGTCGAGATCGCGAACGAGCGTTATGAGGGGCCGCGGCTGCTGATCTTCCGGCCCGGCGACCACATCACCGTGAAGGCGCTGAAGGCGACGCGCATGATGTTTCTCGGTGGCGATGCATTGGAAGGCCCGCGCCACATCTGGTGGAATTTCGTCTCCTCCAGCAAGGAGCGGATCGAGCAGGCCAAGCAGGACTGGAAAACCGGCCGCTTCGCCGCGGTTCCGCAGGAACATGAGTTCATTCCGCTGCCGGAATAGGCTATCCCGATTTAGGCCGTACCATCCAGTGCGGCCTGAATCCCCTGTCCGAAGGACTTGTCTGCGAAGGCCCTGCCGATGACCGCCATGCTCTCCAGTGACCTGCCCCTGCCCAAGATCGGACGCGGCAAGGTGCGCGATATCTACGCCGTCGACGACGACCGCCTGCTGCTCGTCACCACCGATCGCATCAGCGCCTTCGACGTCGTGATGGGCGAGACCATCCCGATGAAGGGCGCGGTGCTGACCCAGATCAGCGCATTCTGGTTCAACGAGCTCGAAGGCGTGGTGCCGCATCACATGATCAGCGCCGACGCCGACGAGATCATTGCCGCCGTGCCGGCCTTGAAGCCGCATCGCGCCGAGATCCTCGGCCGTGCCATGCTGTCGCGCCGCACCACCGTCTTCCCGATCGAATGCGTGATCCGCGGCTATCTCTCGGGATCGGCCTGGAAGGAATATGCCGCCAGCGGCACGCTGGCCGGCGAGAAGCTGAAGGCGGGCCTCGTCGAGAGCGAGAAGCTGGAGCCTTCGATCTTCAGCCCGGCGACCAAGGCCGAGACTGGCCATGACGAGAACATCACCATCGCCAAGATGCGCGAAGTCGTCGGCGACGAGGTCGCCTACACGCTCGAGAGCATGACGCGCGCGGTCTATACGCTCGGCGAGGAGCTCGCCCGCGAGCAGGGCATCATCATCGCCGACACCAAGTTCGAGTTTGGCCGCGACAAGGACGGCCGTATCATCCAGATCGACGAAGGCATGACGCCGGATTCTTCGCGCTTCTGGGCGGTCGATGCCTACAAGCCCGGCCAGCCGCAGGCGAGCTTCGACAAGCAGCCGTTGCGCGACTATCTCGACGTCGAGCGCCACGCCGGCCGCTGGAACGGCGACGCGCCGCCGCCCCCGCTGCCCGCCAGCGTCGTGGACGCAACCAGCAAGCGCTATCTCGAAGCTTACAGGCGCGTGACGGGGAAAGAGCTGAAGATTTAGCACGGCTGTTTCGTCTCGCTCCGTCATTGCGAGCGAAGCGAAGCAATCCAGAATCCCTCTGCGGTAACGGTCTGGATTGCTTCGTCGCTTCGCTCCTCGCAATGACGGGATTGGAAAGCTGTTCGCCACACCCTCAACTGTCATCGCCCGGCTTGACCGGGCGATCCAGTATTCCAGAGACGGCGATGGGATACGGAGAGGCTGCGGCGTACTGGATTCCCCGCTTTCGCGGGGAATGACAGCGGTGGGTCCACCATATGGTTGACCATTCACACATCATGAACGGAGATCCTCACCGCAAAACTGTCGGATATTTCACAGTTACAAGAATCCAGTTGCGCTAGGCCCGTACTCGTCTACGTCTCGGAACGGGACTTTTCAGGGGCGAGCGCAACGGCGTGACCGATCCAGCAATTATTTTCAGCCCGGCTTCGCGATTCAATCCGGCCCTCAAGCGTGCGTTGAATGATATATTGGGCGGAACGGCGGCCAGCGTCCTGACCGTCACCTTCGGGCTGTCCTATTCGCTGCTGATCTTCGCCGGGCCGCTCTCGCCTTACCTGTCCTACGGAATCACGGCGACGTTCGTCAGTTCCGCGGTGCTCGCGGTCGTCATCGGGCTCGGCAGCTCCCTGCCCTTCGCAGTTGGTGCCCCCGACAGCTCGACCGCGGCGGTGACTGGAATCCTGGCGGCCTCGGTGGTCGAACGCCTCGAGACGGCGAACCTGTCGGCACCGCTGCTCTCGCCGGTTCTTGTCACGCTCGGCCTGTCGACGGTGCTGACCGGATTGGTGCTGTGCGGATTGGGCCTGACGCGGCTGGGCCGCGCCATCCGCTACGTGCCCTATCCCGTCGTCGGCGGCTTCCTCGGCGCCACCGGACTTCTCATCGCCCTGGGCGCGGTGCGGGTGATCACCAACCACCCGCTCCAGTTCACGACGCTGACGCACTTCGCCAACGGCACCACATTGCTCGAGCTGGGCGCCGCCTGCGCGATGGCGCTGGTGCTGTACCTGACCTGGCATCGCTCGCGCAGCCCGTTCGGACTGCCGATCATCCTGGTCGGCGGCGTGCTCACGGCGCATCTGGCGTTCTGGATCACCGGTGTTTCATTCGATCACGCCCGCGCCCTGGGCTGGACGTTTCAGCCGCCGCCGCAGGCGGTCTTCGTGCTGCCCTGGCACACCGACGATCTCGCCCGCTATCCCTGGTTTGCCGTGCCGGACCTGCTCGGCAACGTGGTTGCCGTCATCTTCGTCACGGCCTCCAGCACGCTGTTCAACACCACCGGCATCGAGGTTGCCGTGCATCGCGAGGCCAATCTGGAGCGCGAGCTGAACGTCACCGGCGCCGCCAATATCCTGACCGGCATGCTGGGTGGCTATGCCGGCTGCAGCTCGATCAGCCGTTCGATCCTCAATTTCTCCAGCGGCGGCCGCGGGCGCTTGTCCGGCCTCACGGTCGCGGCGCTGTCCCTGCTGATGCTTGCCGTCGCGCCCGATCTGCTCGGCTTCATCCCGAAATTCGTCAT includes the following:
- a CDS encoding SLC26A/SulP transporter family protein is translated as MTDPAIIFSPASRFNPALKRALNDILGGTAASVLTVTFGLSYSLLIFAGPLSPYLSYGITATFVSSAVLAVVIGLGSSLPFAVGAPDSSTAAVTGILAASVVERLETANLSAPLLSPVLVTLGLSTVLTGLVLCGLGLTRLGRAIRYVPYPVVGGFLGATGLLIALGAVRVITNHPLQFTTLTHFANGTTLLELGAACAMALVLYLTWHRSRSPFGLPIILVGGVLTAHLAFWITGVSFDHARALGWTFQPPPQAVFVLPWHTDDLARYPWFAVPDLLGNVVAVIFVTASSTLFNTTGIEVAVHREANLERELNVTGAANILTGMLGGYAGCSSISRSILNFSSGGRGRLSGLTVAALSLLMLAVAPDLLGFIPKFVIGGLLLYLGADQLHKWIIESRKRLSKLEYLSLIAIIAIIVAWGFVPGILIGVIIGCATFAFSAARVESIKYSFDGSEYRSSLDRSRDDQDVLLAHGGNIRGLNLQSYLFFGSANRLYQHVKQLLQERPECRYLLFDFKLVTGVDSSAAYSFAQIKRSAHDLGVELILVHLSAAAEKVLRSSDFIGEGVTIIGELDHALEWCENEIISQHQGREQEEASLRDWFTGILDSEADADALIHRCQRLEVEAGDIIVQAGDPADSMHFILDGRVGIMVPADDDRTTRVRSLGRYTTIGEMGLVSNSPRSATIQAEVASVLYVLNTLQFDAIRDEDPALSHKLLTYFVSVMAERLTFANRTIAVLRR